One segment of Nostoc piscinale CENA21 DNA contains the following:
- a CDS encoding SWIM zinc finger family protein, translating to MTSYTLQASREWWSQRWLELLDSYRFKKRLERARNYARQGNVLNIEFKCAKVLAKVQGSEVEPYTVSLSLNSFSDEEWGYVIETMSKKALFAAKLLAGEMPQNIEEVFTANGLSLFPFTLGDVHSKCSCPDKANPCKHIGAIYYQLGDRFSEDPFVLFQLRGRTKEQIINDLRQLRGANQKANTPLTSEIQQAITPKQPAVNLNAFWEYHEPLDSSLVVIAPSMSETVLDVLGAIPLAKTEDDAVSLNAGDVVMKYLDGVYKDVSQKAMLAAMNVGGA from the coding sequence ATGACTAGTTACACATTACAAGCAAGCCGGGAATGGTGGTCACAAAGATGGCTAGAGTTACTCGATTCTTATCGGTTTAAAAAGCGGTTAGAACGGGCGCGAAATTATGCGCGGCAAGGTAATGTTCTCAACATTGAATTTAAATGTGCGAAAGTATTAGCTAAAGTTCAAGGTAGTGAAGTTGAACCTTATACGGTTTCTCTTTCTCTTAACTCTTTTAGTGATGAAGAGTGGGGTTATGTCATTGAAACCATGTCTAAAAAAGCATTATTCGCTGCCAAATTATTAGCAGGAGAAATGCCCCAAAATATTGAAGAAGTTTTTACAGCTAACGGTCTTTCGTTATTTCCCTTTACCTTGGGTGATGTCCACAGTAAATGTTCTTGTCCAGATAAAGCGAACCCTTGTAAACACATTGGGGCAATTTACTATCAATTAGGCGACAGGTTCAGCGAAGATCCTTTTGTGTTGTTTCAATTACGCGGTCGGACTAAAGAACAAATTATTAATGATTTACGCCAGCTACGAGGCGCTAACCAAAAAGCAAATACACCTCTAACATCAGAGATTCAGCAAGCAATTACTCCTAAGCAACCCGCAGTTAATCTTAATGCTTTTTGGGAATATCATGAGCCTTTAGATTCATCTTTAGTAGTGATTGCGCCTAGTATGAGTGAGACAGTCTTAGATGTTTTAGGTGCAATTCCCTTAGCTAAAACTGAAGATGATGCAGTCAGTTTAAATGCTGGTGATGTGGTCATGAAATATTTAGATGGTGTTTACAAAGATGTTAGCCAAAAAGCTATGTTAGCGGCGATGAATGTGGGAGGTGCTTAA
- a CDS encoding CU044_2847 family protein — MEIQSRIITVELADGTNIKVEATPIGDRKPNIQVRPFSEVTTPLEVLVTEIAEVLNKVKPDKASVKFGIDIGIESGKLTPVLVKGNNTGNLEITLEWNHC, encoded by the coding sequence ATGGAAATTCAAAGCAGAATTATTACAGTAGAACTTGCCGATGGTACAAATATTAAAGTTGAAGCTACACCAATAGGCGATCGCAAACCAAATATTCAAGTTAGACCGTTTAGCGAAGTCACAACCCCCTTAGAAGTTCTTGTTACAGAAATTGCCGAAGTATTAAATAAAGTTAAGCCCGACAAAGCTAGTGTCAAATTTGGCATAGATATTGGCATTGAATCAGGGAAGCTCACACCTGTATTGGTGAAAGGTAACAATACAGGTAATCTGGAGATCACTTTAGAATGGAACCACTGTTGA